A window of Candidatus Thermoplasmatota archaeon genomic DNA:
CCCGGCGAGGGCGGCAAGCCCCTGCCGTGCAAGGACTTCACGGCGCCCTGGCCCATGATCCTCCCCGGCGACGGCGAGCGCCTCGACGGCAAGACCGGACTCTACATCGAGGTCGCGGAAGACGTTTCGGAGATCACCGCCACGCTGAACGGCAAGAAGCTCGAGCTCGCGGAGACGCAGCCTCCCGCGCGCGACGACGACCTCGTGCCCGACCTCGGCTACGGACCTCTGAAGGATCAGCCGCAAAGCGAAGGTCAGATCCAGAGCGTCGTCTGGGGCAAGGCGTGGAACTGGGACGGCGTCATCCGCATGGAGGACGTCATCAAGGTCACCATCAAGGATCTCTGGGGCAACGTCGCCGAGAAGGTCGTCCACATCGGCGACCCCACCATCGGCGGCCGCGTCACGGGCGGCAACCCCGACTTCTCCATGGAGGTCGACGAGGTCGCCCAGGAGACGGACGCGAACGGCACCGCCTGGTGGAACGTCCTCTACCGCACGAAGACGGCGGAAGGCATCCACGGCGACCTCTATCTCAAGGGCGCGAAGGGCGGATCCCTCCCCGACGGCATCACAGCGAAGCTCAACCCGAACCACGTCATGATGGGCGGCAACGAAGTGCTGAACGGCACGATCCGCGTGACCGCCGGTCCGGGCGTCGCGGCGCGGACGTACGACCTCGAGCTCGTCGTCGAGTACCTCGCGGGCGAGACCCGGCTCCAGAAGATGCAGCCCCTGAAGTTCATCGTGACGTCCACGGGCGTCGCGAACGAAACCCAGGAGAAGCCCGCCGACCGGAGCGGCACGGACCAGCAGGAAGTGAGCCGCGGCAAGAAGGCCGACGAGCTTGCGGCAACGGACGTACCGCCGGCCGAGGAACCGACGAAGAAGGTTCCCGGCTTCGAGCTCGTCGCGATCCTCGCGGCGGTCGGCGCGGCGTTCGTCGCCCGACGGGTCCGTCGCGACGGGTGACCTCGCCCTGAGCGGTCCGCGCGGCGTGGACACTTCCGCGCCGCGCAAACCCTCATATTCCATCGTTCCGTAGCGCGAGCGGAGAGGCCATGCCCGAGACCTTCCGAGCCAAGACGCACCACGTCCTCGAGATCACGGGCACGAGCGACCGGTGGACGAGCGCCGTCAACGCCTTCCTCATCGCGCTCATCGCCCTCAACGTCGTCGCGCTCGTCCTCGAGACGGTGGCCTGGATCGAAGCCCAGTACGAAGGCCTCTTCCGCGCGTTCGAAATGGTCTCGGTCGCGATCTTCACCGTCGAATACGTCCTCCGTCTATGGTCGGCGCCGGAAGCTCCGGGCTTCTCGCATCCGATCATGGGGCGCCTGCGCTACGCGCTCACGCCGTACCTGCTCGTCGATCTCATCGCGATCATTCCCGCCTACCTGCCCCTCCTCGTCGCGCTCGACACGCGGTTCGTCCGCGTCCTGAGGCTCGTGCGGCTCCTGCGCGTGTTCAAGCTCGGGCGCTACACGGACTCGCTCAGCCTATTCGCCCGCATCGTCCGCGAGCGCCGGCACGACCTCATGAGCGGCTTCGCGCTGCTCCTCATGACGCTCCTCGTGATGTCGAGCCTCGTCTACTTCGCGGAGCACGAGGCGCAGCCGGAGAAGTTCCCCTCGATTCCCGACAGCTTCTGGTGGGGCATCGTCACGCTCACGACCGTCGGGTACGGCGACGTGTCGCCCGTGACGCCCGTCGGGAAGCTCCTCGGCGGCTTCACGGCCGTGATCGGTATCGGCGTCATCGCGCTTCCGGCCGCCATCCTCGCGACGGCGTTCCTTGAGGAGCTCCAGAACCGGCGCGCGGGGCCCAAGCCCTGCCCCCACTGCGGGAAGGACACGAATCCCGTGACCTTGACCCCGGGGACGGGCGCCGTCGAGCCGGCGCCCGTCACCCTCGAGGTGAAGCCCCGATGATCCCCCTCAAAGCAGCAGGAACTGAGCCGTCAGGAGCATGATGGCGAAGCCCGCGATGAGGCCCCCGTACCCGACGTAGGAGTTCGAGAAGTCCCGCCCGAGCGCGAGAAGGACCTCGACGATCACGTACAGGACCGCGCCCGCGGCGATCGCGAAGAACAGCACGCCGAGCGCGTTCGAGAAGAAGAGGATCCCGAGGAGCGCGCCGAGGATCGTCGGCACGCCCGCGAGCCCGCCGAGCCACGCGAGGCGCCCGAGCGACAGGCGGTCCCGCGAGGCGGGCGCGAGGATGGCGACGCCCTCGGTGACGTTATGCAGCGCGAAGCCGACGACGAGGAGGCCCGCAAGCGCCATGTTGCCGCCCGCGACGGCGGCGCCGACCGCGAGGCCCTCGCCGAGGTTGTGGAGGCCGATGCCGAGGGCGACAAGCGCCGCGAGGCGGAGGCGGCGCGCCGCCGGGTCCTCGGAGGCCGCGACGGCCGCGCCGCGTCGGTTGGCCACCCAGACGAGGCTCAGGATGCCGGCCGAGAGACCGACGAAGACGAGCGCCGGGCCGAGCCACGGCGCGAGGGCCGGGCCCACGAGGCCGAAGAGCGCCTCGTCGATGGGCGGCACGCTCGCGTCGCCCGCGGCGGGCACCTGCATGGCGGCGTTCAGCTTGTTGCCCATCTCCATGCCTTCGGCCGCGACGTCGATGAGGAGGAACAGCAGGACGCCGACGGAGAGCGCGACGAGGCCGTCGAGCCACTTGTCGCCCAGGCGGCGCATGAGCGGCGCGGGAAACAATCCGAGGTAGACGGGGATGACCCCGACATAGAGGCCGAGGAGCACGGCGGTGACGATCGGATCCATG
This region includes:
- a CDS encoding ion transporter: MPETFRAKTHHVLEITGTSDRWTSAVNAFLIALIALNVVALVLETVAWIEAQYEGLFRAFEMVSVAIFTVEYVLRLWSAPEAPGFSHPIMGRLRYALTPYLLVDLIAIIPAYLPLLVALDTRFVRVLRLVRLLRVFKLGRYTDSLSLFARIVRERRHDLMSGFALLLMTLLVMSSLVYFAEHEAQPEKFPSIPDSFWWGIVTLTTVGYGDVSPVTPVGKLLGGFTAVIGIGVIALPAAILATAFLEELQNRRAGPKPCPHCGKDTNPVTLTPGTGAVEPAPVTLEVKPR
- a CDS encoding ZIP family metal transporter, giving the protein MDPIVTAVLLGLYVGVIPVYLGLFPAPLMRRLGDKWLDGLVALSVGVLLFLLIDVAAEGMEMGNKLNAAMQVPAAGDASVPPIDEALFGLVGPALAPWLGPALVFVGLSAGILSLVWVANRRGAAVAASEDPAARRLRLAALVALGIGLHNLGEGLAVGAAVAGGNMALAGLLVVGFALHNVTEGVAILAPASRDRLSLGRLAWLGGLAGVPTILGALLGILFFSNALGVLFFAIAAGAVLYVIVEVLLALGRDFSNSYVGYGGLIAGFAIMLLTAQFLLL